Part of the Aquimarina sp. TRL1 genome, ATTGGGAGTATTTTATATTTTGTCTGGATATTGATTTTCTTTAAGAAACGAAAGCAGTTAGATTATAAGCGTTTTTCACAAATTAGTGAAGAACAAAGCAAAGTAATCGAGTTAGTCAATGGAATGCAGGAAATCAAATTGCACAATGCCGAGAAGCGAAAGCGATGGAATTGGGAATTCGTACAGGCTAAACTATTCAGAATATCGGTAGAAGGGCTTGCGCTGGAACAATATCAAAGTGTCGGATCATCTTTTATCAATGAGTTAAAAAATATTCTTATCACCGTCCTATCTGCTAAATATGTGATTGATGGTGAAATTACACTGGGGATGATGCTCGCAATTACAGCTATAGTCGGGCAACTCAACGCCCCAATCAGTCAATTGATTGATTTCCTGAGAGAACTACAGGATGCACAAATCTCTCTGGAGCGCTTAGGGGAAATACACAATAAAGAAGATGAAGAAAAACCTGGAGATGATAAAATTCATGAACTTCCTGATGATATAGGGTTTGAAATTGAGGAGCTTGATTTTAAATACGTCGGCTCAGATAAAGCGGTGTTAAAAAACCTAAACTTATCCATTCCGGCAAATAAAATCACCGCCATTGTAGGAGTCAGCGGAAGTGGAAAAACAACTTTAATGAAACTACTATTGAAGTTCTATGAACCAAATCACGGTCGTATTTCTATCGGTCCATACGACCTCTCTAATATCTCTCAAAAAGCCTGGAGAGATCAATTTGGAGTCGTGATGCAAGAAGGATATATCTTCAATGATACTATTGCTAATAATATTGCTATTGGAGAAGAATTTATCGATAAGAAAAAATTAGCCCATGCTGTTGATGTAGCTAACATTAAAGATTTTATAGAATCACTACCCCTATCGTACAATACAAAAATAGGAATGGAAGGTGTAGGGCTTAGTACTGGACAAAAACAACGATTATTCATAGCACGCGCTGTTTACAAAAACCCTAAATACTTGTTTTTTGACGAGGCTACTTCTGCATTGGATGCCAATAATGAAAAAATCATCATGAAAAAACTAGATCAGTTTTTCGAAAATAAAACTGTTATGGTTATAGCTCATCGATTAAGTACCGTAAAAAATGCACATCAAATTGTAGTTATTGACAATGGAGCTATTGTAGAAATAGGCGACCATCAAACACTTATAAAAAAGAAAGGAAGTTATTTTAATCTAGTTAAGAATCAGTTAGAACTAGGAAGTTAATCACGCTATATACAAAATTAATTTATGCCGGATCAATTAGATGACATACAACTGAGAAGTGAAGAAGTACAGGAAATTCTTACCAAAGTCCCACATTGGATGATCCGATGGGGAAATGCACTTATCTTGGTATTATTACTCTTGGTTTTCTTCTTATCCTGGCTAATCAAATATCCAGATGTTATTCCTGCCGAAGCTATTATAACTACGCAAATCCCACCACAAAAAGAATATGCCAAAATTACAGGGAAGATCGAAACACTTCTGGTCAAAGACAATCAGATCGTATCTGAAGGCACTCCATTAGCTATTCTCAGAAATACAGCTAATTATAAAGATGTCTTTCTTTTAAAATCAATTATAGATACAATCAAACTCAATAATAGCGATTTCAATTTCCCTATCGATAAGATACCGGTTCTCTTTTTGGGAGATATTGAAACTACTTTCGCTGTTTTTGAAAACAGTTATTCGGAATACTTGCTAAACAAAGAATTACAACCTTTCTCCAATGAAGCAATTGCTAACCAGGTATCATTATCGGAACTATATCGCAGGTATGAGAGCTTAAAAGGGCAAAAGAGAATCAATAAAGCAGAGTTGGACTTCAAGCGCAGGGAATTAGAACGTCAAAAAAAGTTATTTGAAAAAGGGGTTATTTCTGCACAAACATTAGAAAATAAGGAGTTGGACCACCTGCAAGCAAAGCGAAACTATGAGAATAACGATGTACAACTGTCGCAAATAAAAGAAAACATCAGTAACGCCAATAAAACTTCTAAAGGAACGCAAATCAATAAACGAAAAGAAGAAATCAACCTTTTCAAAAAAGTGTTACAGTCTTTTGATC contains:
- a CDS encoding peptidase domain-containing ABC transporter; the protein is MPKFPFYKQAESKDCGPTCIKIIAKHYGKTINTQSLRDLSETTREGSSLLGLSEAVESIGFRSLGVKIALHQLQEVPLPCILHWNKVHYVVLYKIKVNRKGERSFYISDPAHGLITYSQDEFIQFWIGKNATEETIEGIALLLEPSPKFYNDTLDESEETFGFKFIAKYLIKYKSFITQLILGLIAGSLLQLVTPFLTQSIVDVGIKNQDIHFVYLVLFAMLSLFIGRTLIDILRSWILLHLSTRINISLISDFFIKLMSLPISYFDVKMTGDLLQRINDHKRIERILTMSSLSVLFSLVNLIVFSIVLIFYSLSIFGVFAIGSILYFVWILIFFKKRKQLDYKRFSQISEEQSKVIELVNGMQEIKLHNAEKRKRWNWEFVQAKLFRISVEGLALEQYQSVGSSFINELKNILITVLSAKYVIDGEITLGMMLAITAIVGQLNAPISQLIDFLRELQDAQISLERLGEIHNKEDEEKPGDDKIHELPDDIGFEIEELDFKYVGSDKAVLKNLNLSIPANKITAIVGVSGSGKTTLMKLLLKFYEPNHGRISIGPYDLSNISQKAWRDQFGVVMQEGYIFNDTIANNIAIGEEFIDKKKLAHAVDVANIKDFIESLPLSYNTKIGMEGVGLSTGQKQRLFIARAVYKNPKYLFFDEATSALDANNEKIIMKKLDQFFENKTVMVIAHRLSTVKNAHQIVVIDNGAIVEIGDHQTLIKKKGSYFNLVKNQLELGS
- a CDS encoding HlyD family secretion protein encodes the protein MPDQLDDIQLRSEEVQEILTKVPHWMIRWGNALILVLLLLVFFLSWLIKYPDVIPAEAIITTQIPPQKEYAKITGKIETLLVKDNQIVSEGTPLAILRNTANYKDVFLLKSIIDTIKLNNSDFNFPIDKIPVLFLGDIETTFAVFENSYSEYLLNKELQPFSNEAIANQVSLSELYRRYESLKGQKRINKAELDFKRRELERQKKLFEKGVISAQTLENKELDHLQAKRNYENNDVQLSQIKENISNANKTSKGTQINKRKEEINLFKKVLQSFDQLKKSIKDWELQYVLKSDINGRVSFLNFWTENQTVTSGDLVFIIIPSEHSSYLAKIKAPSQNSGKIKVGQKANIKLENYPDNEFGMLQGTVKNISLLPNKDGLYLIDVQLPEKLVTSYSREIEFKQEMRGVVEIITEDLRLIERFFYQFKKLMDQ